The proteins below come from a single Desulfovibrio sp. genomic window:
- a CDS encoding LysE family transporter encodes MSVSTLIPAAFPALALAHFLALLSPGPDFFLIIGHAVRHRLRGSLFICLGIALGNALYICLAVSGWSVMRQMPALYRLLELAGAAYLAWLGFLLLRASRKAANSKPTPDQHAPSQPSPNQTGSLATGHASPLSPGRQLLTGLGSALLNPKNAVFYLTLMTVILGPAATLPQQAFAGLWMTLLVFAWDAALAAAISLPGAQRALEKRIPLIEGLAGLTLASIALWLALQPLFY; translated from the coding sequence ATGTCTGTTTCCACACTGATTCCCGCTGCTTTTCCTGCGCTGGCTCTGGCGCACTTTTTAGCCCTGCTAAGCCCCGGCCCGGATTTTTTTCTCATTATTGGGCATGCCGTGCGGCATCGGCTGCGCGGCTCGCTGTTTATTTGCCTAGGCATCGCCCTGGGCAATGCCCTGTATATCTGCCTGGCGGTTTCCGGCTGGTCGGTCATGCGGCAAATGCCCGCCCTGTACCGGTTGCTGGAGCTTGCAGGCGCGGCCTATCTGGCATGGCTGGGCTTTTTGCTGCTGCGGGCCAGCCGGAAGGCCGCCAACAGCAAGCCCACACCAGACCAGCATGCGCCAAGCCAACCTTCGCCTAACCAGACAGGCAGCCTCGCCACAGGCCATGCAAGCCCCCTTTCTCCCGGCAGGCAACTGCTCACGGGGCTTGGCTCTGCCCTGCTCAACCCCAAAAACGCCGTTTTTTACCTCACGCTCATGACAGTAATCCTCGGCCCCGCCGCCACCCTGCCGCAGCAGGCCTTTGCCGGACTGTGGATGACCCTGCTGGTCTTTGCCTGGGACGCAGCCCTTGCCGCCGCCATATCCCTGCCCGGCGCGCAGCGAGCGCTGGAAAAGCGCATTCCACTCATTGAAGGGCTGGCAGGGCTGACGCTTGCCAGTATTGCCCTCTGGCTGGCGCTGCAGCCCCTGTTCTACTGA
- a CDS encoding helix-turn-helix transcriptional regulator: MPPRPSAPQQTFISPDKYPYLEVRTTLQSTQPYAEHFHSAFSFGLILEGGTCFTLMGQAHEALKGDIALIAPGLPHSCNPLHGKARSYLMAYFDAAWFARNICRPLGIAEAYEITMPVVRDPALFQQGIAAMEAFCNGADDAEMRFTALFRQTQQAYGCLANSAEHAGKKVDYPLAVTDFLLTADSTPMADGNGPPATDHAPVTSLARRAGLRRESFSRAFRRTAGLPPKAWLHCLRLEKARAMLRQGKSIADAALAAGYVDQSHFHRMFVKFYSVTPGCYQRGRSHSYNTRK; this comes from the coding sequence ATGCCCCCCCGCCCTTCAGCCCCACAGCAAACCTTCATTTCTCCGGACAAGTATCCGTATCTTGAGGTGCGCACCACGCTGCAAAGCACCCAGCCCTACGCCGAGCACTTCCATTCAGCTTTTTCTTTCGGCCTTATCCTTGAGGGCGGCACCTGCTTTACACTCATGGGGCAAGCGCATGAGGCGCTCAAGGGCGACATCGCCCTGATTGCCCCCGGCCTGCCGCACAGTTGCAATCCCCTGCATGGCAAGGCACGCAGCTACCTTATGGCCTATTTTGACGCGGCATGGTTTGCGCGTAATATCTGCCGCCCCTTGGGCATTGCCGAAGCGTATGAAATAACAATGCCCGTTGTGCGCGACCCGGCGCTTTTTCAACAGGGGATTGCCGCCATGGAGGCTTTTTGCAACGGTGCTGATGATGCGGAAATGCGCTTTACGGCTCTTTTCAGACAGACTCAACAGGCATACGGCTGCCTCGCCAACAGTGCTGAACATGCTGGCAAAAAGGTGGACTATCCTCTTGCCGTCACAGACTTTTTGCTGACTGCCGACAGCACTCCCATGGCAGATGGAAACGGCCCGCCTGCCACAGACCATGCGCCCGTTACATCTTTGGCTCGCAGGGCGGGCCTGCGGCGTGAGAGCTTTTCGCGCGCATTCCGCCGCACCGCAGGCTTGCCGCCAAAGGCGTGGCTGCACTGCCTGCGGCTGGAAAAGGCCCGCGCCATGCTGCGGCAGGGCAAGAGCATTGCCGATGCGGCCCTTGCGGCTGGCTATGTTGATCAAAGCCACTTTCACCGCATGTTTGTAAAATTTTATTCCGTCACGCCCGGCTGCTATCAGCGGGGGCGGTCACATTCGTACAATACGCGCAAATAA
- a CDS encoding molybdopterin molybdotransferase MoeA — MSLYFCLRETADITAFVTEASPLQAEPVSINAALGRVLAADMHAPVPCPSTRRSTRDGYAVHASDVAGASPAAPVLLHMTGESRMGRACAGTLQKGEAWRVYTGSTLPEGADAVLMQEFATLGDQLADSRDVPPVVAASAPCAEGENILAPGADMPQDALLAQAGTRLGAHHMALLAQFFKDVPLHRKPVLGVLSTGDEFCGSAPQSGLAACQSNTNALLLEGLAASLGANCLHLGTAPDNAQALGQHLRAAVPGGPTPCDVIVVIGGSSGGKRDFSAQAIAGLPDCEICGHDQRVSSGRPLTLARVGQTAIWGLPGHSLSLALAAQVFLAPLLQRLAGQQTLPQHMNRQPSVLARIGLALPVEGNAPTHYPVMLRREHGRVTAWPVAAGTGKTAVLRDMNGWITMPGSDDMSRGGLRRGAAVRVHLFA, encoded by the coding sequence GTGTCCCTGTATTTTTGCCTGCGGGAAACTGCGGATATTACCGCCTTTGTTACCGAAGCAAGCCCCTTGCAGGCTGAGCCAGTATCCATAAATGCTGCCCTCGGCAGAGTGCTTGCCGCAGATATGCACGCGCCCGTTCCCTGCCCCTCCACGCGCCGCTCCACACGCGATGGCTATGCGGTGCACGCATCAGACGTTGCCGGGGCAAGCCCCGCAGCCCCGGTATTGCTGCACATGACAGGCGAAAGCCGCATGGGCCGGGCCTGTGCCGGTACGCTGCAAAAAGGCGAGGCATGGCGGGTCTACACGGGCAGTACCTTGCCCGAAGGCGCTGACGCCGTGCTTATGCAGGAATTTGCGACACTGGGGGATCAGCTGGCAGACTCAAGGGATGTTCCGCCAGTGGTGGCAGCTTCCGCCCCGTGCGCAGAGGGAGAAAATATCCTCGCGCCCGGTGCGGACATGCCTCAGGACGCGCTGCTGGCGCAGGCGGGAACGAGGCTTGGTGCGCACCATATGGCCCTGCTGGCGCAGTTTTTCAAAGATGTGCCGTTGCACCGCAAGCCCGTGCTGGGAGTTCTCTCCACTGGTGACGAATTTTGCGGTTCTGCCCCGCAGAGCGGTCTTGCCGCCTGCCAGAGCAATACCAATGCCCTGCTTCTCGAGGGGCTTGCCGCCTCTCTGGGCGCAAACTGCCTGCACCTCGGCACTGCGCCGGACAATGCGCAGGCTCTGGGCCAGCATCTGCGCGCGGCCGTGCCGGGTGGCCCCACGCCCTGCGACGTTATTGTGGTTATTGGCGGTTCTTCCGGAGGCAAACGCGATTTCAGCGCCCAGGCCATAGCAGGCCTGCCAGACTGCGAGATATGCGGGCATGACCAGCGGGTAAGCAGTGGGCGCCCGCTTACCCTTGCGCGCGTGGGACAGACAGCCATATGGGGTTTGCCGGGGCATTCACTCAGCCTTGCGCTGGCAGCGCAGGTTTTTCTGGCGCCGCTGCTGCAAAGGCTCGCCGGGCAGCAGACCTTGCCGCAGCATATGAACCGGCAACCCTCCGTACTGGCGCGTATTGGCCTTGCCCTGCCTGTGGAGGGAAACGCCCCCACCCACTATCCTGTGATGCTGCGGCGTGAGCATGGGCGCGTGACGGCCTGGCCCGTTGCCGCTGGTACTGGCAAAACCGCCGTGCTGCGCGACATGAACGGCTGGATAACCATGCCCGGCAGCGATGATATGTCCAGAGGCGGTTTGCGCCGTGGCGCAGCAGTGCGCGTGCACCTCTTTGCCTGA
- a CDS encoding formate dehydrogenase accessory sulfurtransferase FdhD, whose translation MALLKNTIAGDVLPLASPPATVRSYDILTYSNGKVSPSVFLSCREQTLTMHVNGVPFVRVACSGQHLRYLVPGFLYSCGLIENLHDLAGVDVTPLPAAASGATPPDGAEEVRVDVLLREACCSKAAGSTEQAAPRLTITSAMGWNIPLAAKKLRRMPRAEVPSWDPRVILRAAQELEERSEVFHQTGGCHNAALLNRQGMVFYCLDIGRHNAIDTLVGYMLVEGLDPADHMIISSGRIASEIAQKAVRIGVPVFASLSRAMSRAVDMARATGLTLLGNVKSGSMHIYHENGQLVLP comes from the coding sequence ATGGCTTTGCTCAAAAACACAATTGCAGGTGATGTTCTGCCGCTGGCTTCTCCCCCGGCCACGGTGCGCAGTTACGATATCCTGACCTACAGCAACGGCAAGGTTTCGCCGTCCGTATTTTTGTCGTGCCGGGAGCAGACGCTGACCATGCATGTCAACGGCGTACCCTTTGTGCGCGTGGCCTGTTCTGGGCAGCATTTGCGCTACCTTGTGCCGGGATTTCTCTATTCCTGCGGCCTCATTGAAAACCTGCATGACCTCGCCGGGGTGGACGTAACGCCCCTGCCTGCCGCCGCCTCCGGGGCAACGCCTCCCGATGGGGCGGAAGAAGTGCGGGTGGACGTGCTGCTGCGCGAGGCCTGCTGTAGCAAGGCGGCCGGTTCTACGGAGCAGGCCGCCCCCAGGCTCACCATCACTTCTGCCATGGGCTGGAACATCCCCCTGGCTGCCAAAAAGTTGCGCCGCATGCCGCGCGCGGAAGTTCCCAGCTGGGACCCGCGTGTCATTCTGCGGGCCGCGCAGGAGCTGGAAGAACGCTCCGAAGTATTCCACCAGACAGGCGGCTGCCACAACGCAGCACTGCTCAACAGGCAGGGCATGGTTTTTTATTGCCTTGATATTGGCCGCCACAACGCCATTGATACTCTTGTGGGCTACATGCTTGTGGAAGGTCTGGACCCCGCTGACCATATGATCATCAGCAGCGGGCGCATTGCCTCTGAAATAGCGCAAAAGGCCGTGCGCATCGGCGTGCCTGTTTTTGCCTCCCTTTCTCGCGCCATGTCGCGCGCCGTGGATATGGCGCGCGCAACCGGGTTGACTCTGCTGGGCAATGTTAAGTCCGGCAGCATGCACATATATCATGAAAACGGGCAGCTTGTGCTGCCATGA
- a CDS encoding 4Fe-4S dicluster domain-containing protein: MADMLNKLKRADEDMLLENLSRRGFIKVTSCAALGLATLQASEALATMKASPLVIMEKAAGMIVGDPTLCVCCQRCELACTEFNDGKADPKLARIKISRNAMFGPEGGLENTTKGIYGSGSLVIQDTCKQCPHPVPCATACPQNAIIAQKGTGTRMVLKDRCVGCRLCQKACPWGVMTFDEEQGKADKCFLCNGAPKCVDACPAAALRYVPWSDRTREATTRGSFSLMVPDDRRAACNACHVESPGGPRNLKYEQ; encoded by the coding sequence ATGGCTGATATGCTGAACAAACTGAAACGTGCCGATGAAGATATGCTGCTCGAAAACCTTTCGCGCCGCGGATTCATCAAGGTAACTTCCTGCGCGGCCCTTGGGCTGGCCACGCTGCAAGCTTCCGAGGCTCTGGCCACCATGAAGGCCTCGCCGCTGGTGATTATGGAAAAAGCAGCCGGCATGATCGTGGGCGACCCCACCTTGTGCGTGTGCTGTCAGCGGTGCGAGCTTGCCTGCACGGAATTCAACGACGGCAAGGCCGACCCCAAACTTGCGCGCATCAAGATAAGCCGCAATGCCATGTTTGGGCCGGAGGGCGGGCTGGAAAACACCACCAAGGGCATTTACGGCTCAGGTTCGCTGGTGATTCAGGATACCTGCAAGCAGTGCCCGCACCCGGTGCCCTGCGCCACGGCCTGCCCGCAAAATGCCATCATCGCCCAAAAGGGCACGGGCACGCGTATGGTGCTCAAAGACCGTTGCGTGGGTTGCCGCCTGTGCCAGAAGGCCTGCCCGTGGGGCGTGATGACCTTTGATGAAGAGCAGGGCAAGGCCGACAAGTGCTTTTTGTGCAATGGCGCGCCCAAGTGCGTGGATGCCTGCCCGGCAGCCGCCCTGCGTTATGTGCCGTGGAGCGACCGCACCCGCGAGGCCACCACGCGCGGTTCGTTCTCGCTTATGGTGCCCGACGACCGCCGCGCCGCCTGCAACGCCTGCCATGTGGAATCGCCCGGCGGGCCGCGTAACCTCAAATACGAGCAGTAG
- a CDS encoding aldehyde ferredoxin oxidoreductase, with translation MARKFGGYQGKGLRVNLSTGRITVEDTYQYLDLIGGTGLGYKVFWDEVPPKTKAYDEANKIVFAVGPLAGTGALCSGRTAVTTIMPVSWPQHLIGSGHMGGNFAEHLKYAGYDFLIIEGKAERPVWLHVRDGKAWLKDASHVWGQGTRRTSRVISEEVGADGTVAAIGPAGENLVPYSVVVNSRAHTAGCGIGAVMGSKMLKAIALQGSQPVHIAGDKADWEKLINYHRTIIGANNQHVVPNFPSPLFEYWDAGSRWVGAPGKRWGASEAPVTLTNDVRSLNRISYRTNNAAYFLGDNVWQYTVRNNGCFSCPIRCYTVMKDEDTAAKFGVSPIQFNTCVGMFGGREWFPKLSRKKSDLARQAGFVGIELMDDLGVWENYGQLFRDFSNMYEDGIWKQKLGADEYKSIPWDMVDACNPEFIKTAVHRIAYKEGEFGQLLGMGTGYMLEKMGIPEEKWKDDHRTVYWKMGHPKHHANEDDGQAGCVINTQYNRDPMCHSNCNFVRSGLPIDVQKRLAEHFWGSADAVDAIGDYKPTNKYKMIRAKWSIERKELHDMLSFCNWMGPWISTPNKQDGYMGDNSLESKYYRVLTGHNLDVKELDRCAERAFNLHRAYTARQMQTTDMRKKHDQYPNWLFEDKKNKAPFTKGTIRMDKADIEKSLDLFYEVQGWDVKSGLPGANHYRSLGLNDVADTMTKEKLVPGA, from the coding sequence ATGGCAAGGAAATTTGGCGGTTATCAGGGCAAGGGCCTGCGGGTCAATCTGAGTACGGGCCGCATCACTGTTGAAGACACCTATCAGTATCTTGACCTTATTGGCGGCACGGGCCTTGGCTACAAGGTCTTTTGGGACGAAGTCCCACCCAAGACCAAGGCTTATGACGAAGCCAACAAGATAGTTTTTGCCGTGGGGCCGCTGGCCGGTACGGGCGCTTTGTGCAGCGGACGCACGGCGGTTACAACCATCATGCCTGTTTCGTGGCCGCAGCACCTTATCGGTTCCGGTCACATGGGTGGCAACTTTGCCGAGCACCTGAAATACGCGGGCTACGACTTCCTCATTATTGAGGGCAAGGCCGAGCGCCCCGTGTGGTTGCATGTGCGCGACGGCAAGGCGTGGCTCAAGGACGCCAGCCACGTGTGGGGCCAGGGCACCCGCCGCACCTCCCGCGTTATCAGCGAAGAAGTGGGGGCAGACGGTACCGTTGCCGCCATCGGGCCTGCCGGTGAAAATCTGGTTCCGTATTCCGTGGTGGTCAACAGCCGCGCCCACACCGCAGGTTGCGGCATCGGCGCTGTCATGGGTTCCAAGATGCTCAAGGCCATTGCCCTTCAGGGCAGCCAGCCAGTGCACATCGCGGGCGACAAGGCCGACTGGGAAAAGCTCATCAACTACCACCGCACCATCATCGGCGCCAACAACCAGCATGTGGTTCCCAACTTCCCCAGCCCGCTTTTTGAGTACTGGGATGCCGGGTCCCGCTGGGTGGGCGCGCCGGGCAAACGCTGGGGCGCATCCGAAGCCCCCGTTACCCTTACAAACGATGTGCGTTCGCTCAACCGCATTTCGTACCGCACCAACAATGCCGCCTATTTTCTGGGCGATAACGTGTGGCAGTACACTGTGCGCAACAACGGCTGTTTCTCCTGCCCCATCCGCTGCTATACAGTGATGAAGGACGAAGACACGGCGGCCAAGTTCGGCGTCAGCCCCATTCAGTTCAATACTTGCGTGGGCATGTTTGGCGGGCGCGAGTGGTTCCCCAAGCTTTCGCGCAAAAAGAGCGATCTGGCGCGTCAGGCCGGTTTTGTGGGCATTGAACTCATGGACGATCTGGGCGTGTGGGAAAACTACGGTCAGCTGTTCCGCGATTTCAGCAACATGTACGAAGACGGCATCTGGAAGCAGAAGCTCGGCGCGGACGAATACAAATCCATTCCCTGGGACATGGTGGACGCCTGCAATCCTGAATTCATCAAGACTGCCGTGCACCGCATTGCCTACAAAGAGGGCGAATTCGGTCAGCTTCTGGGCATGGGCACCGGCTACATGCTTGAAAAAATGGGCATCCCCGAAGAAAAATGGAAGGACGACCACCGTACCGTCTACTGGAAGATGGGGCATCCCAAGCATCACGCCAACGAGGACGATGGTCAGGCCGGGTGCGTCATCAACACCCAGTACAACCGCGACCCCATGTGCCACTCCAACTGCAATTTTGTGCGCAGCGGCCTGCCCATTGATGTGCAGAAGCGTCTTGCCGAGCACTTCTGGGGATCTGCCGATGCTGTGGACGCCATCGGCGACTACAAGCCCACCAACAAGTACAAGATGATCCGCGCCAAGTGGTCCATCGAGCGCAAGGAACTGCACGACATGCTTTCGTTCTGCAACTGGATGGGGCCGTGGATATCCACACCCAACAAGCAGGATGGCTACATGGGCGACAACAGCCTTGAGAGCAAGTACTACCGCGTCCTCACCGGCCACAACCTGGACGTCAAGGAGCTGGACCGCTGCGCAGAGCGCGCCTTTAACCTGCACCGCGCCTACACAGCGCGCCAGATGCAGACCACGGACATGCGCAAAAAGCACGACCAGTATCCCAACTGGCTGTTTGAAGACAAAAAGAACAAGGCTCCCTTCACCAAGGGCACCATCCGCATGGACAAGGCCGATATCGAAAAGAGCCTCGACCTGTTCTACGAAGTGCAGGGCTGGGATGTGAAATCAGGCCTGCCGGGCGCGAACCATTACCGTTCGCTGGGCCTCAATGACGTGGCCGATACCATGACCAAGGAAAAGCTGGTTCCCGGTGCATAA
- the hmcB gene encoding sulfate respiration complex iron-sulfur protein HmcB, which produces MRRRQFLKILGLGGVAGAALPGAAGAAPFAYDGSPDAVGVLHDSVRCIGCRKCEEGCQKVNADVLPPLEKPVDDSSVFEQTRRPTFKAYTVVNKYQPEGHAPVFRKLQCNHCQEPACASACFVKAFVKTEEGPVVYNPKLCVGCRYCMMACPFYVPAYDYNNAWNPLVYKCTMCAPRLKQGLLPGCVEACPKEALVFGRRSDLVKLARRRIMDNPGMYEDHIYGEHEMGGTNWLYLSPVPHADLGQPDVPAVSAPELTRGMLGSIAVIAGIWPVILGGAYSMSKHYKKMVEQARCEGAQQAKSQSCAGPAHAEDGAQACGCKPADHNPEKGQGGGQC; this is translated from the coding sequence ATGCGGCGCAGACAGTTTTTGAAAATATTGGGCCTCGGCGGCGTGGCCGGAGCAGCGCTTCCCGGTGCAGCCGGGGCAGCCCCCTTTGCCTATGACGGCAGCCCCGATGCCGTGGGCGTACTGCACGATTCAGTGCGCTGCATCGGCTGCCGCAAGTGCGAGGAAGGCTGCCAGAAGGTCAATGCCGACGTGCTGCCGCCTCTGGAAAAGCCCGTTGACGACAGTTCGGTATTTGAGCAGACCCGCAGGCCGACCTTCAAGGCCTATACGGTGGTCAACAAATATCAGCCGGAAGGGCATGCCCCCGTGTTCCGCAAGTTGCAGTGCAATCATTGCCAGGAACCGGCCTGCGCTTCGGCCTGTTTTGTCAAAGCCTTTGTAAAAACAGAGGAAGGCCCGGTGGTGTACAACCCCAAGCTCTGCGTGGGGTGCCGCTACTGCATGATGGCCTGTCCTTTTTACGTGCCAGCCTACGATTACAACAATGCCTGGAATCCCTTGGTGTACAAGTGCACCATGTGCGCCCCGCGTCTCAAACAGGGCTTGTTGCCCGGCTGCGTGGAGGCCTGCCCCAAGGAGGCTCTGGTTTTTGGGCGGCGCAGCGACCTTGTCAAACTGGCCCGCCGCCGCATCATGGACAATCCCGGCATGTACGAAGACCACATCTATGGCGAACACGAGATGGGCGGCACCAACTGGCTCTACCTCTCGCCCGTGCCGCATGCCGATCTGGGGCAGCCGGATGTGCCCGCTGTTTCCGCGCCGGAACTTACGCGCGGCATGCTTGGCTCCATTGCCGTTATTGCCGGTATCTGGCCGGTGATTCTGGGCGGCGCGTATTCCATGAGCAAGCATTACAAAAAAATGGTGGAGCAGGCCCGTTGCGAAGGTGCGCAGCAGGCAAAAAGCCAGAGTTGCGCTGGCCCTGCTCATGCAGAAGACGGCGCACAAGCCTGCGGCTGCAAGCCCGCTGACCATAATCCTGAAAAGGGCCAGGGAGGCGGACAATGCTGA
- the nrfD gene encoding NrfD/PsrC family molybdoenzyme membrane anchor subunit, whose product MLKPSELLKNTLGLLNTPGNIITAVILFCGAVATVMRFGWGIGAVTNLDDYYPWGLWIGFDLLCGVALAAGGFTLAAGYYIFGFNNLRSMWRPALTTAFFGYAFVIADLLYDVGQPWRLPYPVFVSQGTTSLLFTVGVCEFFYLCVMAVLWFVIPCEWLGWKKLRAMLMKLIMPLVALGIILSTLHQSSLGGLYVMVPSKMHPLWYSSWLPVYFFVSSLYAGLSMVIFEGTLAHAGMHKYMDENHAKSFDGVSLSLARGASLVMMGYFVIKIGGLTLDNGWKYVFSGYGLLWLLEMALVIVPAFMFAVGVRERRYGMIRLAAGLSVFGVMLNRMDVSLVAYNYNLPTHLKYFPSLGEITLSLFMLVGLVTVYRFACAKMPVLRDHPDYKPEA is encoded by the coding sequence ATGCTGAAGCCTTCGGAACTGCTGAAAAACACGCTTGGCCTGCTCAACACGCCGGGCAACATCATCACAGCCGTCATATTGTTCTGCGGAGCCGTGGCCACGGTCATGCGCTTTGGCTGGGGCATCGGCGCGGTCACCAACCTGGACGATTATTATCCCTGGGGCCTGTGGATCGGCTTTGACCTCTTGTGCGGCGTGGCCCTTGCTGCTGGCGGCTTTACGCTGGCGGCGGGCTACTACATCTTCGGCTTCAACAATCTGCGTTCCATGTGGCGGCCTGCGCTGACCACGGCCTTTTTCGGCTACGCCTTTGTTATTGCCGATCTGCTGTACGACGTGGGCCAGCCCTGGCGGCTGCCGTATCCTGTGTTTGTGTCACAGGGTACCACATCACTCCTGTTTACCGTGGGCGTGTGCGAGTTCTTTTACCTCTGCGTCATGGCGGTGCTGTGGTTTGTGATTCCCTGCGAGTGGCTGGGGTGGAAAAAACTGCGCGCCATGCTCATGAAGCTGATCATGCCGCTGGTGGCGCTGGGCATCATCCTTTCGACCCTGCACCAGTCTTCGCTGGGCGGGCTGTATGTGATGGTTCCCTCAAAGATGCACCCCCTGTGGTACTCGTCATGGCTGCCCGTGTATTTCTTTGTGTCGAGCCTCTATGCCGGGCTGAGTATGGTGATTTTTGAAGGCACGCTGGCCCACGCCGGCATGCACAAGTACATGGACGAGAACCACGCCAAGAGCTTTGACGGCGTGAGTCTGAGCCTTGCGCGGGGCGCATCGCTGGTGATGATGGGCTATTTTGTCATCAAGATCGGCGGCCTCACCCTCGACAACGGCTGGAAGTACGTGTTCAGCGGTTACGGCCTTTTGTGGCTGCTGGAAATGGCCCTGGTCATCGTGCCTGCCTTCATGTTTGCCGTGGGCGTGCGCGAGCGGCGTTACGGCATGATCCGCCTCGCTGCGGGGCTGTCTGTGTTCGGGGTCATGCTCAACCGCATGGACGTGAGCCTTGTGGCCTACAACTACAATCTGCCCACGCACCTCAAGTATTTTCCCTCGCTGGGCGAGATCACGCTCTCGCTGTTCATGCTGGTGGGCCTTGTGACGGTGTATCGCTTCGCGTGCGCCAAGATGCCCGTATTGCGCGATCACCCTGACTACAAACCCGAAGCCTGA